One genomic region from Leptospiraceae bacterium encodes:
- a CDS encoding HDOD domain-containing protein: MNPKDMALGINPKNYLSYNVMVVSSAKQDREHLIRILLRKEFSMTSAVGDTRIAVEVLENLPELPEILFVDIEEYALTALRNLKKIRETYPDIKIVVISKNAEKDLIKDLVQLKVNTFILKPFDDKIITEKMAQVLGRKDLAPKEEFHIYQKSQIDLRELKLPSLPGVIMQVLRVNTEDPEVGCRELEKLISPDKAISSSVIRLANSAFYGRSGSIETLKDAITLLGVNTIKNLVFLQAKKNLYGELKEKLYKRFLHELPILSALICFDLSNILGLKKQGEYLFLYSLLGRIGMTVFAMNFPKKYLETLRFFEFGIKDLTQAEMEMFTTNSQYIGHKIFKLWKMPEGFLDSIAYQNFTLEELDTVPDVSKAIRLGELFALKLLGVILSQEEQELEKGILTYFKKEEVSEMFGDEYYELILDHPLYAMAMS; encoded by the coding sequence ATGAATCCAAAAGATATGGCACTCGGGATTAATCCGAAAAACTATTTATCTTATAATGTGATGGTGGTTAGTTCTGCCAAGCAGGATAGAGAGCATTTAATTCGGATACTGCTAAGAAAAGAATTTTCCATGACCTCGGCTGTTGGAGACACAAGAATTGCAGTGGAAGTGCTAGAAAACTTACCTGAATTACCTGAAATACTTTTTGTAGACATCGAAGAATATGCCCTGACAGCTCTGCGTAACCTTAAGAAGATTCGAGAAACGTATCCTGATATAAAGATTGTTGTAATCAGTAAGAATGCTGAAAAAGATCTGATAAAGGATCTTGTGCAATTAAAAGTAAACACTTTTATATTAAAGCCATTTGATGATAAAATTATTACTGAGAAGATGGCCCAGGTTCTGGGTAGAAAAGATCTGGCACCTAAAGAAGAGTTTCATATCTATCAAAAATCTCAAATAGATTTGAGAGAATTAAAACTTCCGAGTCTGCCGGGAGTAATTATGCAGGTGCTAAGGGTGAATACGGAGGATCCTGAAGTCGGCTGTAGGGAACTTGAAAAATTGATTAGCCCTGATAAAGCAATATCTTCTTCTGTTATTCGTCTGGCTAATTCTGCATTCTACGGACGTTCGGGGAGTATAGAGACTCTAAAAGATGCAATAACCTTATTAGGTGTAAATACTATTAAAAATTTGGTTTTCCTACAAGCGAAGAAAAATTTGTATGGAGAGCTAAAAGAAAAATTATACAAACGTTTCTTACACGAACTACCAATTCTTTCCGCCCTGATTTGTTTTGACCTTTCTAATATATTGGGACTTAAAAAGCAGGGAGAATATCTATTCCTGTATTCTTTACTCGGAAGAATTGGAATGACAGTTTTTGCAATGAACTTTCCGAAGAAATATCTTGAGACCCTGCGTTTTTTTGAGTTTGGAATAAAAGATTTGACTCAGGCCGAAATGGAAATGTTTACTACTAACTCTCAGTATATAGGCCATAAAATTTTTAAATTATGGAAAATGCCGGAAGGCTTTTTAGATTCTATTGCCTATCAAAATTTTACACTCGAAGAGCTGGATACAGTGCCGGATGTAAGTAAGGCCATCCGGCTTGGTGAGTTATTTGCATTAAAGCTATTGGGTGTGATTTTATCGCAAGAAGAGCAGGAATTAGAAAAAGGGATATTAACATATTTTAAAAAAGAAGAAGTTTCAGAAATGTTTGGAGATGAATACTATGAATTAATTCTGGATCACCCTCTCTATGCAATGGCAATGTCGTAA